The Gemmatimonadota bacterium genome contains the following window.
CGCGCAGTTGGCGATCACGCTCGGTGGCGCGGTGCCCGATCTCTCGGACCATTTGCGCCTCGCCCTCGAAGCCCGCAAAGACAAGTTCTCCAGTGGCGACCTGCTGCGCATGATGACGATGCTGGTGGAAATCGAACCGCATTTCCGCCGGAGCGGACAGCCACAGATGCTGTTCGAAACCTTGCTCGTACGTTTTGCGTTGCTCGATAAAACGCTCGGCCTTGAGGACGTGCTTCGAGGACTGGCCGGCGGTGGCGGCGGCGCTTCGGCAACGGTGGGAGGCGGCGGAACGCGTCGCTCGGCACCCAGCGATGTGCGCGCCCCAATGATGGCCGACAGCGCTTCGGCTCGTACACCGTCACGCGCGTTTGATTCGGCGCCAATGGCTGCGCCGTCGAGTGCGCCAACGCTACCATCGGCACCATCGGCACCATCGGCACCATCGGTACCATCGGCACGACTGGCCTCGCCGCCAATGGAGGCGCCGTCTGAGGGGCGCCCCATCGCGCCGCCGCCGCTCGCGCGCGCAGAGCGTCCAGCGAAGGTGGCGGAGACCGCGCCCCTCGCCGATGTGGCACCAGTCGCGCGCAAAATGCAGGCGCTCGACATCAACCGCCTCTCCGAACACTGGGACGATGTGATCGAAGCGGTACGCGCCACCGGCCGTGGCGTCATTGCGAGTGCCCTCGCCGAGGGGACGCCCGTCGCGGTCACGGCACAGGGCGTGATCACGGTGGGGGTGAACTCTGATGCCATTGCGTCGGCCCTCGAGGCAAACCAGGCGCCGATTCTCGCCGCCGTGCGGACCATTTTTGACGGCGCATCGAAAATCGCCATCAAGATGGCCGGTGAGACGCGGGGCAGTCGCCTCACCGCGGACGATGTGATTGCCAATCGAGTGACGATGCTCCGCAAACGCGATCCCGTGCTCGATGCCGCCGTCGAGTTGCTCGATCTGCGACTCATCGACTGATGCCGTGCGGGTCCAACTCGGCCCCGCGCTTCCGACTTTGACCAGACGACTGGACCGGTGATGGACTTTCTGAAAATGGCGCAGCAGGTGGGCGAGATGCAGTCGCGCATGCAGCAGCTGCAGGACGAGCTGGAACGCGTGAGCGTGACGGGTTCGTCCGGCGGCGGCATGGTGCGCGTGGAGGCGGACGGCAAAGGCAATGTGCGCAAAGTGATGATTGACCCGAGCGTCGTGAACCCAGCAGACGTCGAGCTCCTCGAAGATCTCGTGGCGGCGGCGGTCTCCGACGCGCAGCGCAAAGCGGCCGAGGCGGCCAAAGGCGAAATGGGCAAACTCACGGGGGGGCTCAACCTCCCCGCCGGCTTTAAGCTTCCGTTCTAAATGTCGGCTATCGACGATCTCGTGACCGAACTGGCTCGCCTCCCCACGATTGGGAGGAAGTCAGCCCTGCGGCTCACCTTTCACCTGCTCAAGCAGCCGCCGGAACAGAGCAAGCGGCTGGCGCAGGTCCTCGCGACGCTCGTGGAGCGAGTGCGCGCCTGCGAGGTGTGCTTTAATCTCACCGAGGAACCGCGCTGCGCGATTTGTCGGGATAGCCGTCGGGATGCCGCAATGATTTGCGTGGTCGAAGAGGCCAGCGACATTGCCGCGATCGAGCGAACCAGCGAGTTCCGCGGGGTGTATCACGTGTTGGGCGGCCGCCTGTCCCCGCTGGACGGGATCGGGCCGGAACAGCTGACGGTGGAGGCGCTGGTCGGGCGCGTGCGGGCTGGGGGGGTGCGGGAAGTTATCCTCGCCACCAACCCAAAGCTCGAAGGAGACGCGACCGCGTTGTATGTTCAAGAGCAGCTTGCCGCGTTCCCAGTATCGGTAACCCGGCTGGCGCGTGGCATGCCCGTCGGCGGCGACCTCGAATACGCAGACGGGGTCACCATCGCGCAGGCATTCTCGGCGCGACGGGCAATGACGTGATCACCTTTTTCAGGACTTCACCCGCATGAGTGTTGGCGCTGGGAGCTGGTCCTTTACCGAAGACGACTTCGGGGCGATCACCCACACGCTCCAGAAGTTTCTCTTCAACAGCAACGCGCGCTGCGCGCTGTTGGTCGACCGCACCGGCCAGCTTGTGGCCACGGTGGGGGAGCAGCCTTCGTTCGATCCCACCGCGTTCGCGACGCTCACCGCGGCCGACTTCAGTGCCAACGACCAGCTGGCGAAACTCATCGGAGAAAATGACTTCAACTCGCTCTTTCACCAGGGCGAAAAAGAGTCGATGTACCTCGCGGATATTGCGCGCCGAGTGATTCTCGTCGCGTTGTTCGATAACCGCACGACACTGGGTCTCGTGCGCCTCAAGATGAAGGACACCGTGCACGAGCTGACGCGGCAATTCGAAGAAGTGTTCGCGCGCCATGCGTCCGGGCAGCCGCAGGCGCCGGGGTTGCTCGCGGGCGCCGAAGACGAAATCGACAAGCTGTTCGGATAAGGAGACTCAGCCATGTCGATGATCAACTACGCCTCGCGCGAGATCAACTGCAAAATCGTCTACTACGGCCCAGGGTTGGGCGGTAAGACGACCAATCTCGAGCACGTCTACACCAAGGTGAAACCGGATACCCGCGGTAAGCTCATCTCGCTTGCCACCGAGACCGAACGCACCCTGTTCTTTGATTTTCTGCCAGTCGACCTCGGCACGATTCGCGGTTTCAAAACGCGCTTTCACCTGTACACGGTGCCGGGGCAGGTGTACTACAATGCCTCGCGGAAGCTCATCCTGAAGGGCGTCGACGGCATCGTCTTTGTGGCCGACTCGCAAGTCGAACGCATGGAAGCGAATCAGGAAGCGATGCAGAACCTGTACGACAACATGGCCGAGTATGGCTATGATCTCACGAAGATGCCGTTCGTGATTCAGTACAACAAACGCGATCTCCCCAATGCGTCGCCCCTCGCAGATTTGCAGGGTGCGCTGAACCCCGGGTGGGAAGTCACGGATGTTTCGCGGCAGCGGCAAACGGCCGATCCGTTCCGTCCGGGCGAACATCTCATTGAGCAGCTCCCCACCGGCGAGTGGATTGAGCGCGCGACCTTCTTTGAGGCGGTCGCGGTCAAGGGCGACGGCGTGTTCGACACGCTACGCGCGGTAAGCAAGTTGGTTCTCAAGACGTTGGCGTAGCCTCCAGCCGAATATCGAGTGAATCTCCCCAACTGGCTCACGGTCGGCCGCATCTTCTTCACGCCGCTGCTCGTCTGGCTTCCGCTGCAGAACGATCCGGGATATCGGCTTGCGGCGTTTGTACTCTACCTCGCCGTCTCGGTGACCGATTATTACGACGGCATGCTCGCGCGCACACGTGGGCAGGTGACAGATCTCGGCAAGATGCTCGATCCACTCGCCGACAAACTGCTCCTGCTCGGTACCTTTGTGCCGATGTTCTATCTGCAAGCGCCGGCGTCCGATCCACTCCTGCGCTGGCTCACGACATTTATTCCGCCGCGCGAAGTGATGTCGCATTACCCGTTTGTCATTCACTTGGGAAGCGTCGATTGGCGGCTCGCCTTTCCCTGGTGGGTGGCGTTCATCGTGCTCGGCCGCGAACTCGCGATGACCGTGATGCGGCAGATGGCCGCCCGCCGCGGCGTAGTGATAGCCGCCATTGGGCCGGCCAAGCTCAAGACGATCTTCCAGCTGATCTGGATTGGCTCGGCGTACTTCTGGTTTTTCGTCGCCACCGCCGACGTGGCCGACACGCGCGATCGCATGGGCTGGGACTTCTTTGCCATTGCAGCCGGCGTGATTGGAGCCATCACGATGATCGCGAGTGTGGCGCTGACGGTGTATTCGATGGCGGTGTACTTGTGGCGGTTTGGGTATGTGTTTACGACCAAAGCGAGTAAGCCGTAATTCGTCAGTCGCTGTCCGTTGAAGTTCCCGTTGCCAGAAATTCGATCGCCGCGCAATGAACGGACAACGGCAAACGGTCAACCGTTTACTCGCAGTCGCAGGGCCACTATGCAGATCGAAGTAGTCACCATCGGCGACGAGCTCCTGCTCGGCTTCACCATCGACACCAATGCCGCGCATCTGGCGCGTGAGCTCGCGTCGCGCGGTGTGGCGATTGTGCGCCGCACCACCTGCGGCGACAGCGCGAGCGAAATTGCGTCGGCCGTTCGCGACGCACTCGACCGTAGTGGTGCAGTTATCACGACGGGCGGACTCGGTCCCACCTCCGACGACCTCACCAAAGAATCCATCGCTGCCATTTTTGGTCGCGCCATGCGCCTCGACGAAGAGATTGTCGACAATCTCAAGGCGCGCTGGAAGGCACGTGGGTGGCCGGGCGAGTTGCCCAAAGCCAACTACCAGCAGGCGATGATTCCCGAGGGATGCGACATTCTCGTGAATAATCACGGGTCTGC
Protein-coding sequences here:
- the recR gene encoding recombination mediator RecR, yielding MSAIDDLVTELARLPTIGRKSALRLTFHLLKQPPEQSKRLAQVLATLVERVRACEVCFNLTEEPRCAICRDSRRDAAMICVVEEASDIAAIERTSEFRGVYHVLGGRLSPLDGIGPEQLTVEALVGRVRAGGVREVILATNPKLEGDATALYVQEQLAAFPVSVTRLARGMPVGGDLEYADGVTIAQAFSARRAMT
- a CDS encoding roadblock/LC7 domain-containing protein translates to MSVGAGSWSFTEDDFGAITHTLQKFLFNSNARCALLVDRTGQLVATVGEQPSFDPTAFATLTAADFSANDQLAKLIGENDFNSLFHQGEKESMYLADIARRVILVALFDNRTTLGLVRLKMKDTVHELTRQFEEVFARHASGQPQAPGLLAGAEDEIDKLFG
- the dnaX gene encoding DNA polymerase III subunit gamma/tau, which codes for MSLALARKYRPKRFADVAVQSHVATTLRNAIAGDRVAHAYLFCGPRGTGKTTLARVLAMALNCEKRQPDREPCGECGSCTRIWAGSASLDVVEIDAASNRGVDDARDLRERAMYAPSGPDQYKVYIIDEAHMLTREAWNALLKILEEPPPRVVFAFATTEPQKIAQAAAPVLSRVQRFDLKRIGPHDVRERLSAVLALEGITAESDALGMLARAADGSMRDALSLTDQVLSLGEGTVTAQRVRDALGLVHEDEYVALLDIVGERRAGDVFGAAARLGDYGVDFGLLLAGFGDVVRAQLAITLGGAVPDLSDHLRLALEARKDKFSSGDLLRMMTMLVEIEPHFRRSGQPQMLFETLLVRFALLDKTLGLEDVLRGLAGGGGGASATVGGGGTRRSAPSDVRAPMMADSASARTPSRAFDSAPMAAPSSAPTLPSAPSAPSAPSVPSARLASPPMEAPSEGRPIAPPPLARAERPAKVAETAPLADVAPVARKMQALDINRLSEHWDDVIEAVRATGRGVIASALAEGTPVAVTAQGVITVGVNSDAIASALEANQAPILAAVRTIFDGASKIAIKMAGETRGSRLTADDVIANRVTMLRKRDPVLDAAVELLDLRLID
- a CDS encoding YbaB/EbfC family nucleoid-associated protein; this encodes MDFLKMAQQVGEMQSRMQQLQDELERVSVTGSSGGGMVRVEADGKGNVRKVMIDPSVVNPADVELLEDLVAAAVSDAQRKAAEAAKGEMGKLTGGLNLPAGFKLPF
- a CDS encoding CDP-alcohol phosphatidyltransferase family protein, with product MNLPNWLTVGRIFFTPLLVWLPLQNDPGYRLAAFVLYLAVSVTDYYDGMLARTRGQVTDLGKMLDPLADKLLLLGTFVPMFYLQAPASDPLLRWLTTFIPPREVMSHYPFVIHLGSVDWRLAFPWWVAFIVLGRELAMTVMRQMAARRGVVIAAIGPAKLKTIFQLIWIGSAYFWFFVATADVADTRDRMGWDFFAIAAGVIGAITMIASVALTVYSMAVYLWRFGYVFTTKASKP